The following are encoded together in the Candidatus Brocadiaceae bacterium genome:
- a CDS encoding Gfo/Idh/MocA family oxidoreductase encodes MCAQDGVVQRAVAVAVVGRRPDDDGALSVPLPDDGRFEVVAYCDEGLPGHETRRGPATHYTDYNVLLQESPAEVMFVTGPVEKRRDFAVRALNAGRHAVLDLPFCQDAAGAERVMKTALQRGLVATADLPWRRDPDLLAVRAALEAENLGAPWGVLCSVSRAAPEADAPAGPPLLDDIGLAMLDQVHLLLDQDVRSVTTHLNRPAPGADEAGFLVYLPLRKGGWAAAQAACGPTGLPHWTLYGAHATITAQGGRAIVTTDGATRSYEPTPRREAFWDNLHAVLREGAAPLYHPAGIVRAMKLMAAARESADRGDPVTI; translated from the coding sequence ATGTGTGCACAAGACGGTGTCGTGCAACGTGCCGTCGCGGTCGCCGTCGTGGGGCGGCGTCCCGACGACGACGGAGCCCTGTCCGTGCCGCTGCCGGACGACGGGCGCTTTGAGGTCGTCGCCTACTGCGATGAGGGCCTGCCGGGGCACGAGACCCGCCGGGGCCCGGCGACGCACTACACCGACTACAACGTGCTGCTGCAGGAGTCGCCGGCCGAGGTCATGTTCGTGACGGGGCCGGTCGAGAAGCGGCGGGACTTCGCCGTACGGGCGCTCAACGCCGGGCGGCACGCAGTGCTCGACCTGCCCTTCTGCCAGGACGCAGCCGGCGCCGAGCGTGTGATGAAGACGGCCCTCCAGCGCGGGCTTGTCGCCACGGCCGACCTGCCCTGGCGGCGCGATCCGGACCTCCTGGCCGTGCGGGCGGCCCTCGAGGCGGAGAACCTGGGAGCACCCTGGGGCGTGCTCTGTTCGGTCAGCCGCGCCGCGCCGGAGGCCGATGCCCCGGCCGGTCCCCCGCTTCTGGACGACATCGGCCTGGCGATGCTGGACCAGGTGCACCTTCTGCTGGACCAGGACGTCCGCAGCGTGACGACGCACCTGAACCGCCCCGCGCCGGGTGCGGACGAGGCCGGATTCCTGGTCTACCTGCCGTTGCGCAAGGGCGGCTGGGCGGCGGCCCAGGCGGCCTGCGGCCCGACCGGGCTGCCCCACTGGACGCTGTATGGGGCGCACGCGACAATCACAGCCCAGGGGGGCCGTGCCATCGTCACAACAGATGGGGCAACAAGAAGTTACGAGCCGACGCCCCGCCGGGAGGCATTCTGGGACAACCTCCACGCGGTGCTGCGGGAGGGCGCGGCGCCGCTCTACCATCCGGCGGGCATCGTGCGCGCAATGAAGCTGATGGCGGCCGCGCGGGAGTCGGCCGATCGGGGCGACCCCGTGACAATCTGA
- a CDS encoding ParB/RepB/Spo0J family partition protein — protein sequence MADRRRLGRGLDSLIPTVQEGPAGEAPAADQIPLRQIELNPHQPRVVMDPEQLQRLADSITSSGVLQPVLVRPTAPGRYELVVGERRVRAARLAGLESVPAVVRDIPDEKMLEVALIENIQRADLNPIEKATAIRRMIDELALTQEEAGQRLGMERSSIANLLRLLELSDDLKEMVSRGTLSAGHARALLAVPHQGARLRLARKIVSLGLSVRTAERAAAAEAAGRPGRIRQASPNVVELEESLSRALGTRVEIKPGRKKGGKLTIRYSSHEEFERLYEALAGQSRVDELAEEIAG from the coding sequence ATGGCTGACAGGCGGAGGCTGGGACGCGGACTGGACTCACTCATACCGACCGTGCAGGAGGGGCCGGCGGGCGAGGCGCCCGCAGCCGACCAGATTCCGCTGCGTCAGATCGAACTCAACCCGCACCAGCCGCGCGTCGTGATGGATCCCGAGCAGTTGCAGCGGCTGGCCGACTCGATCACGTCGTCGGGCGTCCTCCAGCCGGTACTTGTGCGGCCGACGGCGCCGGGGCGCTACGAACTCGTTGTCGGCGAGCGCCGCGTGCGCGCGGCCCGGCTGGCCGGGCTGGAGAGCGTCCCGGCCGTCGTGCGCGACATTCCGGACGAGAAGATGCTTGAGGTGGCCCTGATCGAGAACATCCAGCGGGCCGATCTCAACCCGATCGAGAAGGCGACCGCCATTCGTCGGATGATCGACGAGCTGGCGCTGACCCAGGAAGAGGCCGGGCAGCGGCTCGGAATGGAGCGGTCCTCAATTGCCAACCTGCTGCGCCTTCTGGAGCTTTCGGACGACCTGAAGGAGATGGTTTCACGTGGAACACTGTCCGCCGGGCACGCACGCGCCCTGCTGGCGGTGCCCCACCAGGGGGCGCGGCTGCGCCTGGCCCGCAAGATCGTGTCGCTGGGGCTCTCGGTGCGCACCGCCGAGCGTGCGGCCGCGGCCGAGGCGGCCGGGCGGCCCGGCCGGATTCGCCAGGCCTCGCCGAATGTCGTGGAACTCGAAGAAAGCCTGTCCAGGGCGCTGGGCACCCGCGTCGAGATCAAACCGGGCCGCAAGAAGGGCGGGAAGTTGACCATTCGCTACTCCTCGCACGAGGAGTTCGAACGGCTCTACGAGGCCCTGGCCGGGCAGTCGCGCGTGGACGAACTGGCCGAGGAGATCGCCGGCTGA
- a CDS encoding Lrp/AsnC family transcriptional regulator: MVTAVVLINAKREMVQETAQELVKLPGVTEVYSVAGPYDLVALLRTADNEQMADLVTGSMLRMVGIENTVTLLAFKAYSQYDLERMFSVGLTQA; encoded by the coding sequence ATGGTCACGGCGGTTGTGCTGATCAACGCGAAACGGGAGATGGTGCAGGAAACGGCTCAGGAACTCGTCAAGCTTCCCGGCGTCACGGAGGTCTACTCGGTCGCGGGTCCCTACGACCTCGTGGCCCTCCTGCGCACGGCGGACAACGAGCAGATGGCGGACCTCGTCACGGGGTCGATGCTCCGGATGGTGGGCATTGAAAACACCGTAACCCTTCTGGCGTTCAAGGCGTACAGCCAGTATGACCTGGAGCGCATGTTCAGCGTCGGCCTGACGCAGGCCTGA